ATCGGTCCCCATTGGTGATGCAGTGGTCAACCTTGGTGCCCTCACCCTGTTGCTGCAAGGCCTAAGGACCGGAAACGGCGATTTGATCTCAGACGGAATGCACGACCGCCTGCACGAGCCCTATCGCTGGAGGCTGATCAAAGGTGGGCAGGAAGTGAAAGAGGCTGCGCTCGCGGCTGGAGCCTGGGGATGCGCCATCAGCGGCGCAGGGCCAAGCATTTTGGCGCTTTGCGCAGAAGAGCGAGGGCAAGCCGTGAGTCATGCCATGGTGAAGGCTTGGGAAGCGGCTGGCGTCGCTAGTCGTGCTCCACTGCTTAGCCTCCAGACGGCGGGGAGCCACTGGCAACCCAAAGCCGCTGAGTAGAATTACTCAGCAAAGCCCCTAGGGCTGATAAGTTCAATCACAATCTTGCGAACGTCATGGACGCCAATTTGCCGTTGACGGCTGCGTCTCAGGCAGCGTTCCCCTGGCTCTCTCTGATCGTTTTGCTTCCTGCAGCGATGGCTTTGTTAATGCCATTGCTCCCGGGGGACGACTCGAAGCCATCATCTTTGCCGCGCAATCTGGCTATCGGCGTCCTTCTCGTGGACCTCGTGCTGATGCTGGTGGTCTTTAGCCAGCATTTCGACCCCAGCGACAGCAGTCTTCAGCTCGTTGAACGGGTGAGCTGGGTTCCATCGATCGGCCTGGAATGGTCGCTTGGCGCCGACGGCCTTTCAGCTCCCCTTGTGGTTCTAAGCGGACTAGTGACGCTTTTATCCGTTGCCGCCAGCTGGAACGTTCAACACAAAACCAAGCTGTATTTCGGTCTTCTGCTTGTTCAATCCTCTGCTCAGGGACTGGTCTTCCTCTCCCAGGATTTCCTGCTGTTCTTTCTTGCTTGGGAGCTGGAGCTCGTCCCTGTCTACCTCCTCATTGCGATCTGGGGCGGAAGCAATCGTCAATATGCAGCCACAAAATTCATCCTCTACACCGCTGTTGCATCCCTCCTGATTCTGATCAGCGGTCTGGCTCTAGCCCTTTCCGGCGATACCTTCACGCTCAACCTGACTGAGCTCGCTGGTCGATCTCCAGGCGGAACCTTTGGGTTGCTCTGTTATCTCGGCTTCCTGATCGGTTTTGGAGTGAAGTTGCCGATTTTTCCGCTTCACACCTGGCTCCCAGACGCTCACGGAGAGGCCAATGCGCCGGTGTCGATGCTGCTTGCGGGTGTGCTGTTGAAGATGGGCGGTTATGCCTTGCTGCGCTTCAACGTTCAGATGCTTCCCGATGCCCATTTTGTTCTTGCACCAGCACTGATCGTTCTTGGCATCGTCAACATCATTTATGGAGCGTTGAACGCTTTCGCTCAAGACAATGTGAAACGGCGGATCGCCTGCAGCTCAGTCAGCCATATGGGGTTTGTGTTGCTTGGCATCGGTGCTGTCGATGCCCTCAGCCTGAGTGGTGCCATGCTCCAAATGATCAGCCATGGACTGATCGCAGCAGCCATGTTCTTCGTGACAGGCTGTTTTTACGAACGCACCAAAACGCTGTCCATTCCCAACATGGGCGGACTCGCCAAAGTGCTGCCGATCACTTTTGCTTTCTTCCTAGCCAGCTCACTCGCCTCCCTTGCCCTTCCTGGCATGAGCGGATTCATCAGTGAAATCACCATCTTCCTGGGCATCACGAGTCAGGAAAATTTCACCACCTTGTTCCGCGTTACCACTGTTGCAATCGCAGCGATTGGGCTCGTACTGACCCCGATATATCTCCTTTCCATGTGCAGGCGCGTGTTCTTCGGCCCACGAATCCCTGCTTTGGCTTTCATCGATGACATGCGCCCTCGAGAATTAGTGATCGGTCTCACCTTGATGGTGCCAACTTTGGTTATTGGGATTTGGCCCCGTATCGCCATGGATTTCTACGAAGCAGCCACCGATGCTCTCGCCAGTGATCTCGGCACTCATAGCCTGGTGGCTCTCACGACCCTGCTGCCGGCGGGCTGACAGCGATGACCAACTCAGAACTCTTGCGCGGGCATGGCCTTCCGCGCTTCGAGGCCATCGATGCATCCCAGGTCAAAGCTCATATCCCAGCACTGATCAACGACCTAGGAGAACAGCTCAGCACGCTGGAATCCACTCTTCAACAGCGCCTAGCTGACAACAGACCGCTGAGCTGGGATGAGGTGATGACTCCACTTCACCTGCTTGGCGAACGCTTGCGCTGGAGCTGGGGGGTGGTGAGCCATCTCAACGGCGTCTGCAACAGCTCGGAGCTGCGCGAAGCCCATGCCGCACAG
The window above is part of the Synechococcus sp. WH 8020 genome. Proteins encoded here:
- a CDS encoding NAD(P)H-quinone oxidoreductase subunit 4; the protein is MDANLPLTAASQAAFPWLSLIVLLPAAMALLMPLLPGDDSKPSSLPRNLAIGVLLVDLVLMLVVFSQHFDPSDSSLQLVERVSWVPSIGLEWSLGADGLSAPLVVLSGLVTLLSVAASWNVQHKTKLYFGLLLVQSSAQGLVFLSQDFLLFFLAWELELVPVYLLIAIWGGSNRQYAATKFILYTAVASLLILISGLALALSGDTFTLNLTELAGRSPGGTFGLLCYLGFLIGFGVKLPIFPLHTWLPDAHGEANAPVSMLLAGVLLKMGGYALLRFNVQMLPDAHFVLAPALIVLGIVNIIYGALNAFAQDNVKRRIACSSVSHMGFVLLGIGAVDALSLSGAMLQMISHGLIAAAMFFVTGCFYERTKTLSIPNMGGLAKVLPITFAFFLASSLASLALPGMSGFISEITIFLGITSQENFTTLFRVTTVAIAAIGLVLTPIYLLSMCRRVFFGPRIPALAFIDDMRPRELVIGLTLMVPTLVIGIWPRIAMDFYEAATDALASDLGTHSLVALTTLLPAG